The DNA segment AGCATGGCGCAGCCGAACCAGCCGATCATGGCAGCACCAATTCCTGAGGTGAAATGGTCATAACCCGGCGCGATATCGGTGGTCAGCGGCCCCAGCGTATAGAAAGGCGCTTCGTGGCAGTGCTCGAGTTCTTCTGTCATATTGCGACGGATCATCTGCATCGGTACATGCCCCGGCCCCTCGATCATGACCTGCACGTCATATTCCCAGGCGATTTTGGTCAGTTCGCCCAGTGTATGCAGTTCCGCAAATTGAGCTTCGTCGTTGGCATCCTGAATCGAACCCGGACGCAAGCCGTCGCCCAGCGAAAGCGATACGTCATAGGCGGCGCAAATTTCACAAATCTCGCGGAAATTCTCGTAGAGGAAACTTTCGCGATGGTGCGACAGGCACCATTTCGCCATGATTGAACCACCGCGGGAGACAATCCCGGTCAGACGTTTGGCGGTCATCGGCACATAACGCAGCAACACACCGGCGTGAATGGTGAAGTAATCAACGCCCTGCTCGGCCTGCTCCAGCAGCGTATCGCGAAACATTTCCCAATTGAGGTCTTCAGCCACGCCGTTCACTTTTTCCAGCGCCTGATAAATCGGCACCGTACCAATAGGTACCGGACTGTTGCGCAGGATCCATTCGCGGGTTTCATGGATATAGCGGCCAGTGGAGAGATCCATTACCGTGTCCGCGCCCCAGCGAGTTGACCAGACCAGCTTCTCAACTTCTTCTTCGATGGACGACGTTACCGCTGAATTACCGATATTGGCGTTCACTTTTACCAGAAAGTTCCGCCCGATGATCATCGGCTCTGATTCCGGATGGTTGATATTAGCGGGGATAATAGCGCGGCCGGCGGCAACTTCCTGACGCACGAATTCAGCAGTGATATTGGCGGGCAGATGTGCGCCGAAGCTTTCACCGGGATGTTGCTGGCGCAGCACTTCGCCCCGGATCCGTTCGCGTCCCATATTTTCGCGGATGGCGATGAAGTCCATTTCAGGCGTGATAATGCCTTTGCGGGCGTAGTGCAACTGCGTGACGTTTTTTCCGGTTTTTGCTTTTCGCGGGCGCGGCAGAAGCTCGAAGCGCAAATGATCTAAACCTTCGTCGGCGAGACGTTGCTGGGTAAAACCGGAGCTGACCTGCGGAAGTTCTTCGGTATCTGCCCGTTCGGCTATCCAGCTGGCGCGGCATTTTGCCAGACCCGCATGGACGTCAATGGATGCTTCAGGGTCGCCGTAAGGCCCGGCTGTTTCATAAACCGGAATCGCTTCGTTTTCTTCATATTGTGGATTGTCTTTACCACCGCCGACCAGTGTCGGGCTGAGCTGGATTTCACGCATGGGAACGCGGATATCTGCGCGGTCGCCTTGCAGATAAATTCGGCGGGAGTTGGGAAATGCTTCGCCCTGCAGACTGTCGATAAATGACTGAGCCTGTGCGCGTTGTTCACGGCGGTTGGTGGGTTTCTTTTCAGAGGTAACGGATTTTTGGGTACTCGACATAGCAAATTCCTCGTGTTTTACGAATAGAAAAAACGTGATGGAAAATTGCTTGTCTGGAGGTTTACGGCAGGAGTAAAAATGGGCGGTTTAGCGCAGGCGGCCGTTTTCAGGCTGATGCCAAAGTGCGCTAAACGCATAACATTACTCTTGTTCCCTTCGCGGGTACTAACCCGATCAGGTTCCGCGGATCCCGAATTAACGGTCTCAGCCTGGCGTAATATCGTGAGAAATTATGCTCTAGGCACTCCGACAAGAAGCCTCAATATAGGAGGCCGTTTTGAAAACTACAACTAAAACTACACCCGGTGCAGGGTTTATCCCTGAGACCGCTTACGCCGGTCTGGCGAGATGTTCATCATTGGCGGGCGGTAACGGCGCGCCATTAACAGGATCAAAGGCCAGAATAATCAGTTGATCTTCCAGTTGAAAACGCGCATCCAACGCTTCACCTATATCGGATAATGCATAATGAAAGGCAAACGCATTGTCATCATCAATATCATTTTCTGTGTAACTGTCATGGAAAGCCATGATAGCTTCAGTATTGAGCTCCAGAGCGGGGTATATTTTGGACGCCTGAGATTTGACTGAGTTATCTGCGCTGGCGACTTCATCGATTATCCGTTGATAAAGATGGAAATGGCCGGCAGAGAGGTAGTCCACCAGGTTATGGCAAAAGTTATCCAGCGCTTTTTCATTCAGAGGAGTATGTTTTTCTTTATTGGGTTTCAGGCCGACCAGTGTGCAGTATGAAACCAGCAATTCTTTGCGCGCGTGCAGCCATTGGTCTACTAACTCATTACTGCCACCAACGCGTTGGGTCAGTCTTTCCAGACGATTTAGCATGGTTGACTCCGTGAGCGGTAAAAAAGTAATCCGTTTTTAAGGGTTACTAATATGTAAATATCTGTCTCAGATTGTCAGTCTCAACGAGGTTATGCAACAACAATTATGGAATTACAGATCACAGAGCAACATAACGGCTGGTGGGTTATCAGCCATGAAGGCAAGCTGTGGCTGCCTGAAGGTGAACTGCCATTTGGCAGTGCGATACAGTTCTCTCTGACCGGTAAAACCGCACGTCAGATTGGTGAGTGGCAGGGCGAACCCGTCTGGCTGGTGCGTCAGGCAATGCACAACCATATGGTCTCGGCGCGTCAGTTACTCGATCAGGATCGCGGGTTATTCCAGCTGGTCGGTCGCGGTGTGCAACTGGCTGAATTTTATCGTTCTCACAAATTCTGCGGTTATTGCGGACATGAAATGCAGGTAAGCAAAACCGAATGGGCGGCGCTCTGCGGACATTGTCGGGAACGTTATTATCCCCAGATTGCGCCGTGCATTATCGTCGCTATCCGCCGCGGAGACGAAATTTTGCTGGCGCAGCATGTCCGCCACCGCAACGGTATTCACACAGTGCTGGCCGGTTTTGTCGAAGTAGGTGAAACGCTGGAAGAAACTGTGGCACGGGAAGTGATGGAAGAGAGCAACGTTCGTGTGAAAAACGTGCGCTACGTCAGCTCGCAGCCATGGCCTTTCCCGAATTCGCTGATGATGGCTTTTATGGCTGACTATGACAGCGGTGATATCCGTCACGATCCAAAAGAACTGCTGAATGCGGGCTGGTATCGCTACGACGCGCTCCCTATGTTACCGCCGCCGGGCACCATCGCGCGTCGACTGATCGAAGACACTGTGGCGCTCTGCCGCGCCGCGAGCGATGAAGACGACGTGTAGCGCAAGTGTTGCGTGATAGAATACCGTCAGATTATTGCCGTGCCGCCCGAATATTGAAGGAAAGACCCAGAATGAATGAGTTGAAAAACGACCGTTACCTGCGCGCCCTGTTACGTCAGCCAGTGGATATCACGCCGGTGTGGATGATGCGTCAGGCTGGCCGCTATCTACCGGAGTACAAAGAAACCCGCGCCGTGGCCGGTGATTTTATGTCGCTGTGCAAGAATGCTGAACTGGCCTGCGAAGTGACGCTCCAGCCTCTGCGCCGCTATCCGCTGGATGCCGCGATTTTGTTCTCTGATATCCTGACTATTCCGGATGCGATGGGGCTGGGGTTGTATTTTGAAGCGGGTGAAGGTCCTCGTTTTTCTTCTCCGCTGATTAACCGCGCTGACGTCGAAAAACTGCCGATTCCCGATCCGGAAATGGAACTGGGTTATGTGATGAACGCGGTTCGCACTATCCGTAAAAACCTGAAAGGTGAAGTGCCGCTTATCGGTTTCTCCGGGAGCCCGTGGACGCTGGCAACCTATATGGTTGAAGGTGGTAGCAGTAAAGCATTCACTAAAATCAAAAAGATGATGTATGCCGAACCGGCAACCATGCATCTGTTGTTGGATAAAGTCGCCGACAGCGTGATCCTGTATCTCAACGCACAAATTAAAGCGGGCGCGCAATCTGTGATGATTTTCGACACCTGGGGCGGTGTGCTGACGCCACGCGATTACCGTGAATTCTCCCTGAACTACATGCATAAAATCGTCGATGGTCTGATCCGTGAAAACGAAGGTCGTCGCGTGCCCGTGACGCTGTTCACCAAAGGCGGCGGTCAGTGGCTGGAAGCGATGGCCGCGACAGGTTGTGATGCACTGGGTCTCGACTGGACGACTGACATTGCTGATGCGCGTCGTCGCGTTGGCGATAAAGTGGCGATTCAGGGCAATATGGATCCCTCCATGCTGTACGCCTCTCCGGTGCGCATTGAGCAGGAAGTCGAAACCATATTGGCAGGCTTCGGTAAAGGCAACGGCCATGTATTTAATCTCGGTCATGGCATCCATCAGGATGTGCCGCCAGAAAATGCCGGTGCCTTCGTGGAAGCGGTGCACAGCCTGTCTCGCCAGTATCACGAGTAAGACTAAAAGATGATCGACACGCGCGTGTTACGGGAAGAGCAGCGGATCCTTGCAGATCGAATAATATTGCAGGATCCGCCTGATTTCACCACTCCAACGTTGATCGCCGGTGTGGACGTTGGCTTTGAGCAGGGCGGCGACGTCACGCGCGCCGCTGTGGCGGTTCTGAGCTATCCCTCGCTTGAGCTGTTGGAATACCAGATTGCCCGCGTACCTACTGTGATGCCCTATATTCCTGGTTTCCTCTCCTTTCGCGAACTTCCCGCGCTCTTGCAGGCCTGGCAGCAACTCACGTCGCGCCCTGATTTAGTGCTGGTCGACGGGCAGGGGATTGCACATCCGCGCCGTCTGGGCGTCGCCAGTCATTTTGGTCTGATGATCGACGTGCCGACCATCGGCGTGGCAAAAAGCCGGTTATGCGGCCAGTTTTTACCTCTCAATGAGGCGCTGCATAGTCAGCAGGCATTGTACGAGGGTGATGAACAGATTGGCTGGGTGTGGCGCAGTAAGCTACGCTGTAATCCATTGTTCATCTCGCCGGGTAATCGCATCAGTATGGAATCGGCACTGTATTGGGTCGAACATTGCATGCGGCAATATCGTTTGCCGGAGCCAACGCGCTGGGCAGATGCCGTCGCGTCAAATCGGGCCGCGTTTCAACGCTGGCAACGGTTGAGTGATGATCTTTAGGAATCAAGGAATAGGGATATTGATTTATTTCAGGTAAACTCCCGCGCAGAAAAGTTAACGAGATCAACTCATGTTACGTAATCCAATTCATTTACGTCTCGAAAAGCTGGAAAGCTGGCAACACGTGACGTTTATGGCGAGCTTGTGTGAACGCATGTACCCGAACTATCAGGCCTTCTGCCT comes from the Enterobacteriaceae bacterium Kacie_13 genome and includes:
- the thiC gene encoding phosphomethylpyrimidine synthase ThiC; the protein is MSSTQKSVTSEKKPTNRREQRAQAQSFIDSLQGEAFPNSRRIYLQGDRADIRVPMREIQLSPTLVGGGKDNPQYEENEAIPVYETAGPYGDPEASIDVHAGLAKCRASWIAERADTEELPQVSSGFTQQRLADEGLDHLRFELLPRPRKAKTGKNVTQLHYARKGIITPEMDFIAIRENMGRERIRGEVLRQQHPGESFGAHLPANITAEFVRQEVAAGRAIIPANINHPESEPMIIGRNFLVKVNANIGNSAVTSSIEEEVEKLVWSTRWGADTVMDLSTGRYIHETREWILRNSPVPIGTVPIYQALEKVNGVAEDLNWEMFRDTLLEQAEQGVDYFTIHAGVLLRYVPMTAKRLTGIVSRGGSIMAKWCLSHHRESFLYENFREICEICAAYDVSLSLGDGLRPGSIQDANDEAQFAELHTLGELTKIAWEYDVQVMIEGPGHVPMQMIRRNMTEELEHCHEAPFYTLGPLTTDIAPGYDHFTSGIGAAMIGWFGCAMLCYVTPKEHLGLPNKEDVKQGLITYKIAAHAADLAKGHPGAQIRDNAMSKARFEFRWEDQFNLALDPATARAYHDETLPQESGKVAHFCSMCGPKFCSMKITQEVRDYAAALEAKAQPVEIVESGMAQMSAEFRSRGSELYHPADLSTEVGK
- the hemE gene encoding uroporphyrinogen decarboxylase, encoding MNELKNDRYLRALLRQPVDITPVWMMRQAGRYLPEYKETRAVAGDFMSLCKNAELACEVTLQPLRRYPLDAAILFSDILTIPDAMGLGLYFEAGEGPRFSSPLINRADVEKLPIPDPEMELGYVMNAVRTIRKNLKGEVPLIGFSGSPWTLATYMVEGGSSKAFTKIKKMMYAEPATMHLLLDKVADSVILYLNAQIKAGAQSVMIFDTWGGVLTPRDYREFSLNYMHKIVDGLIRENEGRRVPVTLFTKGGGQWLEAMAATGCDALGLDWTTDIADARRRVGDKVAIQGNMDPSMLYASPVRIEQEVETILAGFGKGNGHVFNLGHGIHQDVPPENAGAFVEAVHSLSRQYHE
- a CDS encoding deoxyribonuclease V, with amino-acid sequence MIDTRVLREEQRILADRIILQDPPDFTTPTLIAGVDVGFEQGGDVTRAAVAVLSYPSLELLEYQIARVPTVMPYIPGFLSFRELPALLQAWQQLTSRPDLVLVDGQGIAHPRRLGVASHFGLMIDVPTIGVAKSRLCGQFLPLNEALHSQQALYEGDEQIGWVWRSKLRCNPLFISPGNRISMESALYWVEHCMRQYRLPEPTRWADAVASNRAAFQRWQRLSDDL
- a CDS encoding sigma D regulator, encoding MLNRLERLTQRVGGSNELVDQWLHARKELLVSYCTLVGLKPNKEKHTPLNEKALDNFCHNLVDYLSAGHFHLYQRIIDEVASADNSVKSQASKIYPALELNTEAIMAFHDSYTENDIDDDNAFAFHYALSDIGEALDARFQLEDQLIILAFDPVNGAPLPPANDEHLARPA
- the nudC gene encoding NAD(+) diphosphatase, whose protein sequence is MELQITEQHNGWWVISHEGKLWLPEGELPFGSAIQFSLTGKTARQIGEWQGEPVWLVRQAMHNHMVSARQLLDQDRGLFQLVGRGVQLAEFYRSHKFCGYCGHEMQVSKTEWAALCGHCRERYYPQIAPCIIVAIRRGDEILLAQHVRHRNGIHTVLAGFVEVGETLEETVAREVMEESNVRVKNVRYVSSQPWPFPNSLMMAFMADYDSGDIRHDPKELLNAGWYRYDALPMLPPPGTIARRLIEDTVALCRAASDEDDV